The following are encoded together in the Methanosarcina flavescens genome:
- a CDS encoding cobalamin B12-binding domain-containing protein yields the protein MASKEEIIAKAKEAITEFDEEMAAEVAEEALAAGIDPVELIEKGYTAGMEEVGEQFEQGSLFLPHVIAAAEAMKAGINIITPEMEKRKSETKNLGTVVIGTIEGDIHSIGKDIVASMLNIAGFKVVDLGRDVPIKTFVEKAKELKPQVVASSALMTTTMVNQIQIEEQLKEAGIRDQVKTMVGGAPVTQDWADKIGADIYGESANDAVAKVKAALKV from the coding sequence ATGGCAAGCAAAGAAGAAATCATTGCAAAAGCAAAAGAAGCGATTACCGAGTTCGACGAGGAAATGGCGGCTGAAGTCGCAGAAGAAGCCCTTGCTGCAGGGATTGATCCTGTAGAGCTTATTGAAAAAGGATATACTGCAGGCATGGAAGAAGTAGGGGAACAGTTCGAACAGGGATCTCTTTTCCTGCCACATGTGATTGCAGCCGCAGAGGCGATGAAAGCAGGAATAAATATCATTACACCGGAAATGGAGAAGCGTAAGTCCGAGACAAAGAACCTTGGAACTGTTGTTATCGGAACCATAGAAGGTGACATTCACTCCATTGGAAAGGACATCGTAGCCTCCATGCTCAACATTGCAGGTTTCAAAGTTGTGGATCTTGGAAGGGATGTCCCGATTAAGACCTTCGTCGAAAAAGCAAAGGAGCTCAAACCCCAGGTTGTCGCATCCTCCGCACTTATGACAACCACAATGGTCAACCAGATCCAGATTGAAGAACAGCTGAAAGAAGCAGGCATCCGCGATCAGGTTAAAACCATGGTAGGAGGTGCTCCAGTTACCCAGGACTGGGCAGACAAGATCGGTGCAGACATCTACGGTGAAAGCGCTAACGATGCAGTCGCTAAGGTAAAAGCAGCCCTGAAGGTCTAA
- a CDS encoding dimethylarginine dimethylaminohydrolase family protein codes for MGCEIEELGRNEKTKQDIAYGCDELGRLKSVLIHTPGEELSLINESNYEYWLYDKVPEISGYIKEHKSYQELLESNGVKVYELEDYVDENKDQIKKLPNLTFLHDIAVISGKGAILSRMRPPARQNEDIVVKEALNNLGIPILSEFNEGEGFFEGCLLLSKETIFVADTERHTYPFIREFISNILKEFDEVIYTRVPKARRYMHPDTVFNRVREDLALAYLPAFEETCLFTEDSRKKIDFKTFIQEEKGMEIIPVSDSEQSRLACSFVPLESGTIFHYDTALDRETTKNLEKEGVEIIPFHPDAMLAGGGSLRCHTLRLCRRKN; via the coding sequence ATGGGTTGCGAGATAGAGGAACTGGGCAGAAACGAGAAAACAAAGCAAGATATAGCTTATGGGTGCGATGAGCTTGGCAGGCTGAAAAGTGTATTAATACACACACCAGGAGAAGAACTGTCCCTGATCAACGAATCGAATTATGAGTACTGGCTTTACGATAAGGTTCCTGAGATCTCGGGATATATCAAAGAACACAAAAGTTATCAGGAGTTGCTTGAATCAAACGGTGTCAAGGTCTATGAGCTTGAAGATTACGTGGATGAGAATAAAGATCAGATTAAGAAACTGCCAAATCTAACTTTTCTTCATGATATTGCGGTTATCTCAGGCAAAGGGGCTATTCTCTCAAGAATGCGCCCACCTGCACGACAAAATGAAGATATTGTTGTAAAGGAAGCCCTGAATAATCTGGGGATCCCAATTCTCAGTGAATTTAATGAAGGAGAGGGTTTTTTCGAAGGCTGCCTTCTGCTCTCAAAAGAAACAATATTTGTAGCTGATACGGAAAGACATACTTATCCTTTTATCCGGGAATTTATTTCAAACATTCTGAAAGAGTTTGATGAGGTTATTTATACCCGGGTTCCGAAAGCCAGGCGATATATGCACCCAGATACTGTATTCAATCGAGTGCGGGAAGATCTTGCCCTTGCTTATCTACCTGCGTTTGAGGAAACTTGCCTCTTTACGGAAGATTCCAGAAAAAAAATCGATTTTAAAACTTTCATACAGGAGGAAAAAGGGATGGAAATTATTCCTGTTTCGGATTCCGAGCAAAGTCGCCTGGCCTGTTCTTTCGTCCCTCTTGAAAGTGGAACTATTTTTCATTATGATACCGCACTTGACCGAGAAACCACCAAAAACCTTGAAAAAGAAGGCGTTGAAATTATTCCTTTCCACCCGGATGCCATGCTTGCGGGAGGAGGTAGCCTGCGTTGCCATACTCTGAGGCTCTGTAGGAGGAAAAATTAA
- a CDS encoding L-histidine N(alpha)-methyltransferase: MGIEKKLFEYLKNHELPDYLLYTGAGGTKNWLELDRARTFPVARQLKTLLEKNLESILRFIPTGMSLVSVGVGSGEKEELLLKALIRKNLAETPGSGEVPICYYPVDINSEFVDLALARVRNLPVEKRGVVGFIEDIATFKKNWRLPVLFCILGNTFCNYEPEFILQLVRKTLESGDLFLFDASLLPAEGLEAQSARKSILGTYASRENTLFNMYPLLHYGMNPEDLDFELLLAHVDSRIGSVCRTRKNLHILRDSEITIGAEVIRFRRGDVIRMGFTYKYTCDQITAFLDICGFDILKAFLSEDRTNTIILAKRST; the protein is encoded by the coding sequence ATGGGGATAGAGAAAAAACTCTTTGAATACCTGAAGAATCACGAACTTCCTGATTATCTCTTATATACAGGAGCCGGCGGAACAAAAAACTGGCTGGAACTTGACAGGGCCAGGACATTTCCTGTAGCCAGGCAGCTCAAAACCCTTCTGGAGAAAAATCTTGAATCAATATTGAGATTTATTCCGACAGGCATGAGCCTCGTAAGTGTTGGAGTGGGAAGTGGAGAAAAGGAGGAACTTCTTCTCAAAGCACTCATAAGGAAAAATCTGGCTGAAACCCCAGGTTCAGGAGAAGTACCGATATGCTATTATCCTGTTGATATAAACAGCGAATTTGTGGATCTTGCCCTTGCGAGGGTCAGGAACCTGCCTGTCGAAAAGAGAGGAGTAGTTGGCTTCATAGAGGATATAGCAACCTTTAAAAAGAACTGGCGCTTGCCGGTTCTTTTCTGCATTCTGGGAAACACCTTTTGCAATTACGAGCCAGAATTCATTCTTCAGCTTGTCCGTAAAACTCTTGAGTCGGGAGACCTATTTCTCTTTGATGCCAGCCTTCTCCCTGCTGAAGGTCTGGAAGCACAATCTGCAAGGAAATCCATACTTGGCACATATGCCTCAAGAGAGAATACGCTCTTCAATATGTACCCTCTGCTTCATTATGGGATGAACCCTGAAGACCTCGATTTTGAACTCCTGCTTGCACATGTAGATTCAAGGATAGGATCAGTGTGCAGAACCAGGAAGAATCTGCATATCCTGAGAGATTCTGAAATTACAATTGGAGCAGAGGTCATACGCTTCAGGAGAGGAGATGTCATTCGTATGGGTTTTACTTACAAGTATACCTGTGACCAGATTACGGCTTTTCTGGATATTTGCGGATTCGATATCCTCAAGGCTTTCTTGAGTGAAGACCGGACAAATACTATAATCCTTGCAAAAAGAAGTACATGA
- a CDS encoding radical SAM protein, giving the protein MYGAQEAREARNSNRLLAIRLETNKSCNLRCRYCYAQSGEDSAKIADFSSLKQIVSAAKELGIRSVVVIGGGEPTLHPNFRDLVAYIDSLGLISVIFSNTVLITEELAGFLHEHNVSVMGKLDSLKPEVQDYLAGKEGASEKIRKGLENLLKAGFSKPAGPGELRLGVSFVSNKMNLGEIEEIWHFCRQNNIFPNMEILTPTGRANNELEDKLLTADEIKEYKLKLLEIDRKYYGYDWLPYTPITASGCLQHLYSLYINIEGNVRPCAPTKLDVHPALRVDGEYPYNINKMSLREIYYSDLFTYVRNIDKVLEGRCRNCEHMEECIGCRGYAYSIGVNNGADPLEALRMECQQCFK; this is encoded by the coding sequence ATGTATGGGGCGCAGGAGGCCCGTGAGGCTCGTAACTCAAATAGACTTTTAGCCATACGCCTTGAAACGAACAAATCATGTAACCTTCGCTGCCGCTACTGCTATGCACAGAGTGGAGAGGATTCGGCAAAAATAGCAGATTTCAGTTCCCTCAAACAGATAGTTTCGGCAGCAAAAGAACTGGGGATCAGGTCCGTGGTCGTGATAGGAGGGGGAGAACCGACACTGCATCCGAATTTCAGAGATCTGGTTGCTTATATTGATTCCCTGGGATTAATCTCTGTAATTTTCTCGAATACTGTTTTAATAACTGAGGAACTTGCAGGATTCCTGCACGAACACAACGTCTCAGTAATGGGAAAGCTGGATTCCCTTAAGCCTGAAGTTCAGGATTATCTGGCAGGGAAAGAAGGAGCCTCAGAAAAGATCAGAAAAGGGCTTGAAAACCTTCTTAAAGCAGGCTTTTCAAAGCCGGCAGGGCCTGGGGAGCTCCGCCTGGGAGTTTCTTTCGTCAGTAATAAAATGAATCTGGGAGAGATAGAAGAGATCTGGCATTTCTGCAGGCAAAACAATATCTTCCCCAATATGGAGATTCTAACGCCGACAGGCAGGGCAAATAATGAACTCGAGGATAAGCTGCTGACAGCTGACGAGATAAAGGAATATAAGTTAAAACTGCTGGAAATTGACCGTAAGTATTACGGGTACGACTGGCTGCCCTACACACCGATTACTGCGAGCGGTTGCCTTCAGCATCTTTACAGCCTGTATATCAACATAGAAGGGAATGTCCGGCCCTGTGCGCCTACAAAGCTTGATGTACATCCTGCGCTCAGAGTTGACGGGGAATATCCCTACAATATAAACAAAATGAGCCTTCGGGAGATTTATTATTCTGATCTCTTCACATATGTCCGAAACATCGATAAAGTGCTTGAGGGAAGATGCAGGAACTGTGAACATATGGAAGAGTGCATAGGCTGCCGGGGATATGCCTACAGCATAGGAGTAAACAATGGTGCCGACCCTCTCGAAGCCCTGAGAATGGAGTGCCAGCAGTGTTTCAAATAA
- a CDS encoding radical SAM family protein, translating into MFEEIEVKKALNRIKDTGRITLPFHWDLNIYRGCEHGCNYCYEMYSHRYLEKEEMNSSPVKEPPGAKNCAFFQRICVKTNIAEALEKQLGAKS; encoded by the coding sequence ATGTTTGAGGAAATCGAGGTTAAAAAAGCTCTGAACCGGATAAAAGATACTGGCAGAATCACATTACCATTCCACTGGGATCTCAATATCTACAGGGGATGTGAACATGGTTGCAACTACTGCTACGAAATGTATTCTCACCGCTATCTGGAAAAAGAAGAAATGAACTCTTCTCCGGTTAAAGAACCTCCAGGGGCAAAAAACTGTGCTTTTTTTCAGAGAATCTGCGTAAAAACAAATATTGCAGAAGCCCTTGAGAAACAGCTTGGAGCAAAAAGCTAG
- a CDS encoding SPL family radical SAM protein — MRQVLLLMIKYRNPVMISTKSDLILRDFDLLKELAELTYVNIAVTVTTINEDLSALLEPFASSPIKRFSILRAFKNTAAVTGLHMMPILPFLTDNPQNLEQILSLAAECEVDYALPGILYLRGDTRKHFFDFLELKFPELVDPYCKLYAKGGADGAYKAELYGVLNSLMERYDLSGNYMKPMQMKLSRPKQLKLTDFHENSM; from the coding sequence ATGCGCCAGGTTCTACTGCTGATGATAAAATATCGGAATCCGGTTATGATTTCTACAAAATCCGACCTTATTCTCAGGGACTTCGATCTTCTTAAAGAGCTTGCTGAACTTACATATGTAAATATTGCAGTCACGGTTACGACAATAAATGAGGATTTAAGTGCCCTGCTGGAACCCTTTGCCTCGTCTCCAATAAAGCGATTTTCGATCCTCAGGGCATTTAAAAATACAGCTGCTGTTACCGGACTTCACATGATGCCGATTCTTCCTTTTCTTACAGACAACCCTCAGAATCTGGAGCAAATTCTTTCTCTTGCAGCCGAGTGTGAGGTGGATTATGCCCTGCCAGGCATTCTTTACTTGAGGGGCGATACCAGAAAGCATTTCTTCGACTTTCTTGAGCTCAAATTTCCCGAACTTGTGGATCCATACTGCAAGCTGTATGCAAAAGGAGGAGCTGATGGTGCGTATAAAGCTGAACTTTATGGAGTGCTCAATTCTCTTATGGAAAGATACGATCTGTCCGGAAATTACATGAAACCCATGCAGATGAAACTTTCCCGCCCGAAGCAACTTAAACTCACTGATTTTCACGAAAATTCAATGTAG
- a CDS encoding class I SAM-dependent methyltransferase: protein MSKPKNVWEEFFKDKKHGGHRYSSEEFLAMEAREKLFHLDGGKTLLDFGCGSAELLTYYAPEYEKLVGVDFSPSMLGEASKRIRKKGCDNIDLILANHETLWEKLEFSFDRITAAGVIQYLTLQEIDKFIFDASKYLNREGKIVLFDLLDSRLYPLWKVGLFSKDANGLKILRKAGFELQTVVLASIKNRPKDILGFAYNPNKIEKIANKHGFRMIYVCSMYYEYKYHAIMFRA, encoded by the coding sequence ATGTCTAAACCAAAAAATGTCTGGGAAGAGTTCTTTAAGGATAAGAAGCATGGAGGGCACAGGTATTCATCTGAGGAATTTCTTGCTATGGAAGCAAGGGAAAAATTATTTCACCTTGATGGAGGCAAAACCCTTCTCGACTTTGGATGTGGGTCCGCAGAACTCCTGACATACTATGCTCCTGAGTATGAAAAGCTTGTAGGAGTGGATTTTTCCCCATCCATGCTTGGCGAAGCAAGTAAGAGGATCAGGAAAAAAGGATGCGATAACATCGACCTGATTCTTGCTAATCATGAAACCCTCTGGGAGAAATTGGAGTTTAGTTTTGATAGGATAACTGCAGCCGGGGTAATTCAGTACCTGACACTTCAAGAAATTGATAAATTCATTTTTGATGCATCAAAGTATCTGAACAGAGAGGGCAAAATAGTATTGTTTGACCTGTTGGATTCCCGTTTATATCCATTATGGAAGGTAGGGTTGTTCTCAAAAGATGCGAATGGTCTCAAAATTTTACGTAAAGCTGGTTTTGAGCTCCAGACTGTCGTACTGGCAAGCATTAAAAATCGCCCAAAGGATATTCTCGGGTTTGCCTACAATCCTAATAAGATCGAAAAAATTGCGAATAAGCATGGCTTTAGAATGATTTATGTATGCTCGATGTATTACGAGTACAAGTACCATGCAATAATGTTTCGAGCTTAA
- a CDS encoding glycosyltransferase family 4 protein, with protein sequence MEKHKIALISDWYFPKVGGIEYSMHSLAKKLIQKGHEVHIITRSYPDIPQYSIRDKVKIIRIKGSPIPGQQRFIMPTAYKELYNFLKSEKYDIINSHGLDSPLSMAALIVSRKLGFPSVVTNHSLVGDTPLSPFLYQAGKLLIRNADAVIAVSSAVEKDSKIMTEKPIYRISNGIDSEGKTIKVPFPVDTEGKTIIITVARMIKKKGVQNIVHLAPLLLGKHEDLLFVMIGDGPLKKRLEKEVEESGLSRNFYFTGEVPREKVLGYLEQADIFALPSIHEAFGVSILEAISKKVPVVAMNNSGVSDIIRNGVNGYLADNLTEFSSLLQDLIEKPSLRISFAMEAARGLSKYDWNRICEQTIRVYTNVIYKKCQNNNN encoded by the coding sequence ATGGAAAAACACAAAATCGCATTGATTAGTGACTGGTATTTTCCAAAAGTGGGAGGGATAGAGTATTCCATGCATTCTCTTGCAAAAAAGCTAATTCAGAAGGGGCATGAAGTCCATATTATTACCAGGAGCTATCCCGACATCCCTCAATACAGCATAAGGGACAAAGTAAAAATAATAAGAATAAAAGGAAGCCCAATTCCCGGACAACAGCGTTTCATAATGCCGACAGCTTATAAAGAACTCTACAATTTTTTGAAATCTGAAAAATACGATATTATCAATTCTCACGGACTTGACTCACCGCTCAGTATGGCTGCTCTTATCGTTTCTAGAAAACTTGGATTTCCTTCCGTAGTTACCAATCACTCCCTTGTAGGAGACACACCACTCAGTCCCTTTCTGTATCAGGCTGGGAAGTTACTTATCAGGAATGCTGATGCCGTAATTGCGGTCAGCTCGGCAGTTGAAAAAGACTCAAAAATAATGACTGAAAAACCTATTTATCGCATTTCCAATGGTATTGATTCTGAAGGTAAAACCATCAAAGTTCCTTTTCCTGTTGATACTGAAGGAAAAACCATAATCATTACGGTTGCACGCATGATTAAAAAGAAAGGAGTCCAGAATATTGTACACCTCGCCCCTTTACTCCTGGGAAAACATGAAGATCTATTATTCGTAATGATAGGAGATGGTCCTCTAAAGAAGAGATTGGAGAAAGAAGTAGAGGAATCAGGTTTATCCAGAAACTTCTACTTTACGGGGGAAGTTCCCAGGGAAAAAGTACTGGGATACCTGGAACAGGCTGACATCTTTGCGCTTCCTTCAATTCATGAGGCTTTTGGAGTTTCGATTCTGGAAGCAATCTCAAAAAAAGTTCCTGTTGTAGCAATGAATAACAGTGGGGTCTCGGACATAATCAGGAATGGTGTGAACGGATACCTAGCAGACAACCTTACTGAGTTCTCTTCTCTCCTCCAAGATTTAATAGAAAAACCGAGTTTGCGTATCTCATTTGCTATGGAGGCGGCTCGGGGACTTTCAAAATATGACTGGAATCGGATATGTGAGCAGACCATCAGGGTATATACAAATGTTATTTATAAAAAATGTCAAAATAATAACAATTAA
- a CDS encoding lysylphosphatidylglycerol synthase transmembrane domain-containing protein, with the protein MTCSEPGYEGALLNLGSLRRVVLALLLLIAAVVLIRTYWTEILYIMGESWRILSKTRISYVILASSAYLLSIYFFAVRWQQVLSSIGYKLKATSLLPIFLGAAFVNNITPASRTGGESLRMVWANKSFGVSYTHAFIAIVFERLVEAIPVAMLSIYVLYSFPSLEIELLLQKSALTLNSIYLVLVAVLTAGVATWIFREKFAFLLRDVQQNRKQINKSFIPVLLLSCGVWALDVLRLKLIASALGLSLPMDSIIILSVLYLLLGCLPIAPGGLGVVEGGLVSLLLYFGLSLASAGSFVLLERFVSYGLSSLIGGLCLFYYGGFEIWKNTKSH; encoded by the coding sequence ATGACCTGTTCTGAACCTGGTTACGAAGGTGCTTTGTTGAATCTTGGAAGCCTTAGGAGAGTCGTTCTCGCTCTTTTACTACTCATAGCAGCAGTAGTTTTAATACGCACCTACTGGACAGAAATTCTTTATATAATGGGGGAAAGCTGGAGAATACTTAGCAAAACCCGGATCAGTTATGTTATTCTGGCTTCCTCAGCCTACCTGCTGAGTATTTACTTTTTTGCAGTCCGCTGGCAACAGGTGCTTTCTTCTATTGGGTATAAACTCAAAGCCACAAGTCTTCTTCCTATTTTTTTGGGGGCAGCATTCGTAAACAATATCACCCCGGCAAGCAGGACAGGAGGAGAATCTCTCCGGATGGTGTGGGCAAATAAAAGCTTTGGAGTCAGTTATACACATGCTTTCATAGCGATCGTCTTCGAAAGATTGGTAGAGGCAATTCCTGTGGCCATGTTATCAATTTATGTTCTGTACTCATTCCCCTCACTTGAGATTGAACTCCTGCTTCAGAAAAGCGCTTTAACGCTAAACTCAATCTATCTGGTACTTGTAGCCGTCCTCACAGCAGGAGTGGCAACATGGATTTTCCGAGAAAAATTTGCTTTTCTCCTCAGGGACGTGCAGCAGAATAGAAAACAGATTAATAAGTCCTTTATTCCTGTTCTCCTGCTATCCTGCGGTGTCTGGGCCCTTGATGTGCTGCGCCTCAAACTCATAGCTTCAGCCCTTGGGCTTTCCCTGCCTATGGACTCCATCATAATACTTTCAGTCCTGTACCTATTATTAGGATGCCTGCCAATTGCCCCAGGGGGACTTGGGGTGGTAGAAGGAGGCCTGGTTTCCTTGCTTCTGTATTTTGGGTTATCACTTGCTTCAGCAGGTAGCTTTGTGCTTCTCGAGAGGTTTGTCTCCTATGGACTCAGCAGTCTGATAGGTGGTCTGTGCCTTTTTTATTATGGGGGATTTGAGATATGGAAAAACACAAAATCGCATTGA
- a CDS encoding aldo/keto reductase encodes MLYRELGQTGKSVSILGLGTMRLPVLGGDDSKVDEEKAVQMIRYAIDNSINYIDTAYSYHGGMSEFVIGKALQDDYREKVCLATKLPSWLVTSREDMDHYLNEQLERLRTDYIDFYLLHALNRDYWSLVKKHGVFDFLNSALKDGRIKYTGFSFHDNIDLFKEIVDSYPWNMCQIQYNFMDENFQAGKEGLMYAASKELGVAIMEPLRGGYLASKVPQEVQEIWDSAETTRSPVEWGLRYLWDYPEISVVLSGMSDLAQIENNVKFAADGFPNSLTEEERKLISRVKEIYRSKTRVNCTGCQYCMPCPSGVNIPENFKCLNNAEMFDKIEEEKLLYSSLEGKASNCTECGQCEKKCPQKTPIREILKEVSKLFEK; translated from the coding sequence ATGTTATATAGAGAGCTTGGTCAAACAGGTAAAAGTGTCTCAATACTAGGGCTCGGTACAATGCGGCTTCCTGTTCTTGGAGGTGATGACTCAAAAGTTGACGAGGAAAAAGCTGTACAAATGATCCGTTACGCTATAGATAACAGCATCAATTATATTGATACTGCCTATTCCTATCATGGGGGCATGAGCGAATTCGTTATTGGGAAAGCCCTTCAGGATGATTACAGGGAAAAGGTCTGTCTTGCGACAAAACTTCCAAGCTGGCTTGTTACTAGCAGAGAGGATATGGACCACTACTTAAACGAGCAGCTTGAACGGCTCAGGACCGATTACATAGATTTCTATCTTCTTCACGCGCTAAACAGGGATTATTGGTCTCTTGTAAAAAAGCATGGAGTTTTTGATTTCCTTAATTCCGCCCTTAAAGATGGAAGAATAAAATACACAGGTTTCTCTTTCCATGATAATATTGATCTGTTTAAAGAGATCGTTGATTCCTATCCATGGAATATGTGTCAAATCCAGTATAATTTCATGGATGAAAATTTCCAGGCAGGAAAAGAGGGGCTGATGTATGCAGCCTCAAAGGAACTTGGAGTTGCTATTATGGAACCTCTGCGCGGAGGATACCTTGCCTCAAAAGTCCCCCAGGAAGTTCAGGAAATCTGGGATAGTGCCGAAACCACACGAAGCCCTGTTGAATGGGGACTGCGCTATCTCTGGGACTATCCTGAGATAAGCGTTGTCCTGAGCGGTATGTCTGATCTGGCGCAGATAGAGAATAACGTAAAATTTGCAGCAGATGGCTTCCCGAATTCTTTGACAGAGGAAGAGAGAAAGCTGATTTCTAGAGTAAAAGAAATCTACAGGTCAAAGACAAGAGTTAACTGTACTGGCTGTCAGTACTGCATGCCCTGTCCCTCCGGAGTAAATATTCCAGAGAATTTTAAGTGCCTTAATAATGCTGAGATGTTTGATAAGATAGAAGAGGAGAAGCTTTTATATAGCAGCCTTGAAGGCAAGGCTTCAAATTGTACGGAATGTGGGCAATGTGAGAAAAAATGTCCGCAAAAAACCCCTATAAGGGAGATATTAAAAGAGGTTTCAAAATTATTCGAGAAGTAA
- a CDS encoding catalase, which yields MVDEKSKDEQLEMFREDPEREFLTTNQGVRVINTDISLKAGERGPTLLEDFHFREKLTHFDHERIPERVVHARGSGAHGYFQVYEPMTEYTSAKFLQDPNKKTPVFVRFSTVVGFRGSADTVRDVRGFATKFYTEDGNYDLVGNNIPIFFIQDAIKFPDLVHAIKPEQDNQIPQASAAHDTFWDFVACHPENAHMIMWVLSDRALPRSYRMMQGFGVNTFRFVNSEGKGRFVKFHWRPLLGIHSLVWDEAQKIAGKDPDFNRRDLWEAIEMGDFPEYEFGVQILEEEDEFKFDFDILDPTKIWPEEDVPIKWIGKMTLNRNPDNFFAETEQVAFCPANVVPGIDFSNDPLLQGRLFSYLDTQLIRLAGPNFHEIPINRPLAPIANNQREGYHRTKINKGKASYFPNTVGENLPRPASAEEGGYAHYMEKVEGKIIRARSEKFKDFYSQAKLFWNSMSEPEKKHIIEAFHFEVGKVNDKNIRKAVVDMFNNVDGDLAIEIAKGVGVPAPEKKGGSPVTKESPNVSQERSEHTVKNTIKTRRIAIIAANGYNHNDVSQVMQALEAGGAKAHIISKHQGMLKSSSGESIEVDKSYVTTASVLYDAVYIPGGKENVETLKMQGDAIHFVNEAFRHCKPLGATGEGVELLKAANLPDIQFAGKESADKEIPLISDKGVVTAVSAEDRSAFNESFTTAIAKHRHWDREKKEQVPA from the coding sequence ATGGTCGATGAAAAGAGCAAAGATGAGCAGTTAGAGATGTTCCGTGAAGACCCTGAGCGTGAGTTCCTGACAACAAATCAGGGTGTCAGGGTCATTAATACAGATATTTCGCTCAAGGCAGGGGAAAGGGGTCCAACCCTGCTTGAAGATTTCCATTTCAGGGAGAAATTAACTCATTTTGACCATGAGCGAATCCCGGAAAGGGTTGTTCATGCCCGTGGTTCCGGAGCACACGGGTATTTCCAGGTCTATGAGCCTATGACGGAATATACGAGTGCAAAATTCCTGCAGGATCCCAATAAGAAAACGCCTGTCTTTGTACGGTTTTCGACGGTTGTGGGTTTTAGAGGTTCGGCTGATACCGTGAGAGATGTTCGGGGTTTTGCGACAAAGTTCTACACTGAGGATGGGAACTATGATCTTGTCGGCAATAACATTCCTATCTTTTTCATCCAAGACGCAATCAAATTTCCTGACCTTGTCCACGCAATTAAACCCGAGCAGGATAACCAGATACCTCAGGCTTCGGCAGCTCATGATACATTCTGGGATTTTGTCGCCTGCCACCCAGAAAATGCACACATGATCATGTGGGTTCTTTCCGATCGTGCGCTCCCCAGGAGTTACCGCATGATGCAGGGCTTTGGGGTTAACACCTTCCGCTTCGTTAATTCGGAGGGTAAGGGAAGATTTGTAAAGTTTCACTGGAGACCTCTGCTTGGCATTCACTCGCTTGTCTGGGACGAAGCTCAGAAGATAGCAGGAAAAGATCCTGATTTTAACCGACGTGACCTGTGGGAAGCAATTGAGATGGGAGACTTTCCAGAATATGAGTTTGGAGTGCAGATCCTGGAGGAAGAGGATGAGTTTAAATTTGACTTCGATATCCTCGATCCCACCAAGATCTGGCCGGAAGAAGACGTGCCCATTAAATGGATAGGGAAAATGACCCTTAACCGCAACCCTGACAACTTCTTTGCTGAAACCGAACAGGTTGCGTTCTGCCCGGCAAATGTGGTTCCTGGGATCGACTTCTCTAACGATCCGCTTCTTCAGGGACGCCTTTTCTCATATCTCGATACTCAGCTAATCCGCCTAGCCGGTCCGAATTTCCATGAAATTCCGATTAACCGACCGCTGGCGCCTATAGCCAATAATCAGAGGGAAGGTTATCACCGTACAAAGATAAACAAAGGCAAGGCAAGTTATTTCCCTAACACGGTAGGAGAAAACCTCCCGCGTCCTGCCTCTGCAGAAGAAGGTGGATACGCCCACTATATGGAGAAAGTAGAAGGAAAAATAATCCGCGCCCGCAGTGAAAAATTCAAGGACTTTTACAGCCAGGCAAAATTGTTCTGGAACAGTATGTCGGAGCCGGAAAAGAAGCACATCATAGAGGCATTCCATTTTGAAGTTGGAAAAGTCAATGATAAAAATATACGGAAGGCAGTTGTTGATATGTTCAACAATGTAGACGGAGATCTTGCAATCGAAATTGCAAAGGGAGTAGGAGTTCCGGCTCCTGAGAAGAAAGGTGGATCTCCTGTCACGAAAGAGTCTCCGAATGTCAGCCAGGAGCGTTCGGAGCATACGGTGAAGAATACCATTAAAACCAGAAGAATTGCCATCATTGCTGCGAATGGGTATAACCATAATGATGTCAGCCAGGTAATGCAGGCTTTAGAGGCTGGTGGAGCAAAAGCCCATATTATCTCTAAACACCAGGGGATGTTAAAGAGTTCAAGCGGAGAAAGTATCGAGGTTGATAAGAGCTATGTCACCACAGCCTCAGTATTGTACGATGCTGTATACATCCCGGGAGGAAAAGAGAATGTAGAGACCCTGAAAATGCAGGGAGACGCAATCCATTTCGTCAATGAGGCGTTCAGGCACTGCAAACCTCTTGGAGCAACCGGTGAAGGCGTCGAATTACTTAAAGCCGCAAACCTCCCTGATATACAATTTGCAGGGAAGGAATCAGCTGATAAGGAGATTCCTTTGATTTCCGATAAAGGTGTCGTGACGGCTGTTAGTGCGGAAGACAGGAGTGCTTTTAATGAGTCCTTCACTACTGCAATTGCAAAGCACCGTCACTGGGATAGGGAAAAGAAAGAACAGGTTCCAGCTTGA